The nucleotide window caattgtGAAGAACCCGTATGTGGAAAAACTGGAGATATTTGCAGTTTATACAATGCaaattctctttcccttctcccgTGTTTCTACAAAAACACCTGTGTACCAACACAGGCAGATGAACAACTGATATTCTTCCCACAAAAAGCTGCCCCTTATTATTGCTTCCCTGCTCATGTGTGAGGTTTATCAATGATCTTAAAACCTCCTTGACTACATGTATAACAGGAACACGGAGGTAAAGGAGGACATACTTGACAAGATGTTGGAAAGCCAATTATGAACAGGCTGTTTAGGCAGAGTTTTCTAAGCTCTTTTTTAGCCACACTCCTGAAATAATTCTCCCATcaccccaaacaaaaaataatgaaatgaactTCCTCAGTCTTGGTGCATGGAGGGAAAGCCTTTTGGAACAGAGACATGCCATCCCACGACACTTTTTGTATGAGGGCTTTGCAGGTCTCAGAACAGACTGGAGCCACTCTCACAGAGGCCTCAGACAAATGATGGCCGTGGTAAACATCTTTGCCCTTAAAGCAAGGTCTCTGCCACATGTTTTGGGAATCTACTGGCAGAATGACCCGACTGGAAgtgtaaaacaaaaagaacagtgATTTTCTTTGatatcccccttttttttcttttttccttaaaagtctAGCCACATCTAATTCAAGTGGACCTCAAGTAGCCTTAGGGATGAACAAAGACTTCAATAACATCTTGGAATTACTGTGTCTTAACCCTGCACGTATGTTTTCACTCACCCATTTGTCACGAGAACTCCCGTTGGAGCGACATCTCTGTTGAGTGCTTCCAAAGACCAGCGATACAAATTCTGGGATGATTTCTTGTTGGTTAAGTCATGCACTAAAATTATCCCTAAATGAAAGAGAAGACAGCAAGATACTATTtaatgatatatattttttttcttatcttaccAAAATGACATCTGCAGGTTCCCAGATACCTGAGAATGAAGAAAGGGATATATAACCGGTTCAGTTACAGTGAGTGAATAAAGCTGAAAGTATCAGGCTGCaacagtttttttaaagctgcttatCACGAATCGGATAAGAGCTAAGAGAAAAATCTCATGAAAGGAGGAAACAAACAGCCACCTCGGGGTTTAATCCGCAAGAGGCTTGCAGGCATTCCCTGCTTCTGCTCTGTCTAGTTCTAATGATACTGAAACTCTGTATTACTGCAGCAGAGAATTTAACCTTTCTCTGTTTTATCTAACTGGCAAACATAACTATCTTTTTGTCACACCACCTAAGAAGTCTAAAGgctgtttctttgtttcaaagaGTTTAGAGAGCACtactgttttcctgcattttcaaGAACTAATGCTACATACTTGGGGAGGTATCCAATGGGGAAACAGACTGATAAACTTTCACGGTCCACCAAATGGCTGGTAGAAACATCAATTAATAAGATTTCATGTATTTAAGATTAAGTTGCTCACATTTTTCATTACCATGgtcctttaaaatgtaaattctgAGATAGAAAAACAGACAGCCAAACTTCCTGGCTGTGCTATTAACAGACACCCACTGCTGATAACCACAGTTCCTAACTCAATAACCAGCCCCTGCTAGAAAACTTCTTCTATTTATTCACACCTTCTGCAACCTGTGGAATGTTCCCACTTCCTCCAGACTTCAAACCATCATTAATTCAAGGACAAAATGGAATTATACTCCTTACCTTCATCAGGATTCGTTCTCAACACACTTCACAGTCTACAGGTGGAGAAAACTTATTAATTTAATCTTTCACTTTAACTCCGAAAGGTGCCACCCACTGTACACACTACAAACAAACCACGTTTCCACATTTCCCACTACCCCACACAACTGTGCAGACTCTTCTATGAGAGTTCCCAGCATATCACAATCATGGCCTTATTTCAAAGCATTTATCTCAGTGACAGCATAAAAAGGCAACTCAACTGCATGTCCACCCCCAGTGTAGGGAAAAAAAGCCTGATACAACATAACTTGGCCTACGGCAACAGATTcagaggcactgctgcataatcTGCGAGAAACACACTCCACCTCCAGACACTCTTCCTCAGTTATGTTTTTGATTGGTCAGTTCCTTTATCTGTTTCACCCCAAACCTACACAGTTAGTTGCAACAGCACAAAAAGACTGTGTTAACATCAAAAAAGAGCAGGCAGGGCCAATGACTACTCAAGGAAATGTTCCTCCCCCATTAAGGTCTGTAAGCCACAGCCTTACTGCCTAGTCACTGTCCCAGACTATCACAGTCCACACACCAGATGCAGGGTCACCAAAGCAGAAGATCTGCGGTCAAACCAAGAGCAAACTGTACCTAACCTCGTCAACAACCAGGTCTCCCTGACAGCCTGCACAGATGCTGACACAACCAAACGTTAACTGTCTTTTGATCTCAGGTTTTCAGACCACTGCAAGCCCAGAAAGCACAAGCAGCCAGGCAGAAGGAACACATTCATCTTCTATTCTTGAGTCAAGTCAAACAGAGGCAATTTGTGAGACAAGCTctaatgaagaaattaatctaATGAAAGAAACCAGAGCCAAGGCTACCTACAAGTCAACAGTTTTCATATGAGAGCTGCCTAATAATATCTTTTGGGCAGTGGAGATAAATAACTCTATTTTAATAACATCACCAATTATAATTTAGACACATAAGTTCAAGACGTCATCTCCTAATGGGCTGTTCTAGGATACTTCCAAGTCTGACCCACACTCACTTGCATACTGTGGACTTGGTGtcaaaaagaaatccatttttttcataCACCAAAGCAGTTTGCTTTGAGGGCACAACTCAACTCAAACCTTATTTACAGAAGTCTGATTAACAATATAAGCAAGAGGTACCTATACACAGTCTTCTTActaggaaagaaggaagaaataactAGTTAAGTAATCACagagcagaaatatttattgtatGCCTTAACACATTACTGAATGGCCCTCAAATGACTGGGAACAAGAAAAGAGAGTCAAACAGAACATCTGAGACAGTTTTTCAGAGCAGTTGTTAATCTGGTATACACCTATTTTTAGTGAACTATCCTTGGATGCCAAAAAGTAACAACTGAAACCCTGCAGTGTTAAGTTTATAATCTCTTATTTGCTCTTATTAGTGGTGCAGATGAACTACTAGGCCTTTAAGTCAGTATCTCAACAGAAGGCATAAAATACTACTTTCTATATACAGCAAGTTGCAAGattcaattattaaaaataatttgccaaATTGAGCAGAGGCAAGATGGTTATCAGCATATTGCAGTTCTATGGGAGAACAGTTCAAATTTGCCAGGGTAGGATATAACTATGGAAGTTCATAttaattcaaataattatttccctACTGTAGGTTTTGGAACTGAACAGACAAGAAAATATAAATCATATTTCTGCACGTCTATCAGGCCTGGAAAGGTGAAGGCAACCTTTATATCTGCAAGTGTAGCCGGAAGGGACACCACTGCAACTTCAAAGACTCCCTGCTGTGCCAGCTGCACAAGACTGAAGTGAAAGGCTGATGAAGCTTATCTGCACAGGTTTGTCAAAAATAGCTTTCCAGTTCAAAACTGAATCCATAAAATTCTCCCTACGGATTGTATCAggttttttcctgtataaatgtACTGgaatcagaaaagagaagaatataGCCCTCAGCCAGACTTAAAGGAATCCTGCCCCAAAACCCAAGAGACAGCTCGTAACAGAAACAGCGATAAAACCAGATTTACACTAAACAAACTTACCATTCAGCAAGTTATAAAATACTGCTCGTGTGCTTTTCACACTAGTGGCACTACCCACTGAACCTCCAACATCCCACAGCTCAATGTAGTAGGTCTTCTCTTCTGGAGTCCCTTCTTTGTAGTCATGGATCTGATGAAAAATTCACATCATACATAACCACAGCCCCAGCTCACAGGAGTTAATCCACACAACACTTGCACATTCAGCTGAAAGGATCATTGTACTTGGGTAGAAATTTGTAAATTCTCATGCTGACACCATTTCAAATCTCTCAAGCAGAAGAGAGATGGAATGAGTCAAGCAGTGGCCACTGGATACCACAGCTCTTCTACAAGATGGAACTTGGTGAGTCATCAGGGAGTATACTTTCCACCTCAGTATTAACGAACCTAACGCCTCATGATGTGCTTAGAAATAACATGTTGCTAAAGCAGAAGTAAGATCATGAACTTCTTACAGTTGTTAAAACCCACATGGTAGCACTGCAAGAATATTCACATAGGTGACCACATCGGATTCTAACAGAAcacatctttttcctttccaaattctCATTAACATCTCAACTGAATTAATCAATCAATCAACAGTTTTTGCCCCTGGATCTGCCAGGTAGTTTTGCTCCAAACAGGACTGCCATGTTTCTTTCCCCAAATTTTGGAAATATATTCCCAAGGCAATGCATTTCAAGGCTAACGTGGCAAAGagtgatggaggaaaaaaagcgtTTATCACTATCCCACAACTATTGTAGGTTGGGCCAAAAAACTGCTAGATTAATATCCTCACTGCTCTGATTGTGGGTCCTGCAATGAGCAGACATAAGCAACCCTATGGTCGTGGTCAGTACGCTTAAATTAAACAAGCAAATTGTTTTTCCGTGGTATGTTTGGCTAACAGTTTAGCTGTGCATTAACTGTTTCTCAGGGAAGCACGGTTTAAGCTCTGTGCCTTCTGACTTCAACCGGCCGCTCCATGACTGGTAACGCACCAGCGGCCACTGCAGTAAGGAGAGGCGCTAGGAACGACAAATATCTCGTGATTTCCACAACCTTGGAAGGTCAGAGCTTGCTCACACAAGTGCTTGGCTCACATTTAATACTATTTGCCTCAAAAGATTAAGCCCTCAGcagaacaaaacactgaaacacaccTCTTTCTGGGGTTGtaagtaatgaaaaggaaaaaacaaaaggtcaAGGCCCTTCTCTTTACTTTAAGCTAGGGCTACCAAGAGGTCGGGCGCGTCACCTACTCGAACATCCACTGAGCAGCCCACTGTCCAGGACGGGTTTCCCAGCACCTGGTTTTGGCACAAGAGGTGAACAAGCGAAGACTTCCCGACACCTGCAAGTGTACACAGAAGACACAGCTCCTGGGAGATCACGGGAGGGCGGGTAAAAAGGTCACGAGCGGGCGGGCAGTCCCGGCCCCAGCGGGGAACGGGCACCGGCCAGCGCCCAACGGCCGGGGCAAAGGCGGGAGGGAGGCAAGGGGCAGAGCCCCAGGGTCGGGCTCCCGCCGGGAGGTTTCCAGGCGGGCAGGGTGGGCTGAGGGGCCCGGAACGCCGCACTGCGCATGCGCTGCCCGCCACCTCggggggagccgccgcccgcctccacggcggggagggagaggaaggggacgccccccgcccgcccgcgctgtGCGCGCGTGTATTgggccggggagcggggagggaCACTCACCGGAGTCGCCCAACACCAGCACCTTGACCCTGTCCAAAGCCGCCATCTTACTCTACCTAGCAACAACGCCGGCGACCACCCGCCCTCTCCCGGCGCTGCCAATCGCGGCGCACGCTCCTCCCGTTCCGCTCAGCCCATTGGCTGGCTGCTCGCGCTCCCAGCGCCGCTTTCGCTCTTGACTGGTTTAACTCATGGGAGGGCGGGAACGCTCAGGGGAGGGGCTCTGTGAGGACAGGATTGGCTTGTTTTCCCGTCGCTCACCGCTCAGCCCCCAAGCTGGACGCGtgccgggcgcggagcggcgtGGTGCTGCGCATGCGCATCAAGCAGGAGCGCCATTGGGCAAGGCGCCCGGCGCCCTGATGACGTTACGGGGCGCGCGCGGCTCCTGACGTCCCCTCACGGAGCCGCCGGAAGCGCCGCCCGGAGCGGGGAGAGCTGGAAGCGGCGGCAGGTCAGTgccggccccggggagcggcggccgtgCCCGCCCTGCGGCGCCGGAGGGGTTTCCCCCCGCATGGGCTCCCCCTCTCGCCGGGCTGCGCCGTCCCGGGCGGGGACTCACGCGGTGCCGCCAGGGGAAACGGCCACgcgccccctcccctgctccgcCTCCCCGGGGCCCTGCTGCGGGGGACGGCGGGTACCGgaggccccggcccggcgctcCGTCCCCCTAGTTGTTTTGGGTGCCGCTGATGGGCCGAGCACGCCGGCACCGCCCGCGGGGGTCCGGCTGGGCCACTGCCCTGGGCCCCTGCTTCGCCTTTGGCTCTCCATACCACTGGCTGCCTCTCCTCTTGCATTGTTTGTGGGGGGTTTCTTGTtttggagtggggtttttttggtgttttttgtttgtttttttaggaGATACTGCTGAGCCCCTCAAGTCTCTTGTCCTACAGGAGCCTACACAATCGGATGTTTAAAACTCAACACATAAAAGTGGGTAGGGAATAGGAAACCGCAGATAGCATTAAGGGCTTTTCTACTTCACTTGGCGTTAGAGCTTGGTTTCCTACCATAGTCTAGGAAGTCTATGCAATTTGTAATTTGAAGGAAACTGCAAGATTATGGGAACCTGAGGAGTAAATGGCACTGTCACAGACCCAGCTCGTTTCTTTTTGCCAGGTTTGACCGTTGGTTGAGCCCATACAGTGAAATCATTCAGTTCTCCAGGTCAGCAAGCTATTTTCCTTTTGTGCATTAGTTTTCTTCTGGCTTCACGAGTTTGCTGGTTCCCTGAGAAGCAGATGAACATCACATCTCATAATGGCACTAAGCTGTTAAACAAGTCCAACTGTCAAACTTGTATCATTACAAGTGACTCAGAATGAATAAGGAAGGTCAGCATTCTGAAAAGAGTGTTAAGCAGTGCACAGTAAAGGTGCATTTTCATGAAACAGAGGTGGTTTAGTATTTTTCAGCCATGAAAGGTAGTTTCTTCTCTCATCTACTGCACTGGCATCCTCTCACATCCGCTGGTTCAGTTTCTTGTTGGAATTTTCCCCTAGGCGGTTCACCTGATTAAACTGTTGAAAAACCTAGTAAAagggttaaaaaataaaaaaaagtattgttcTGCCTTTTAGTGATGTAAATTGATGCACAGGCAGATCTTGTGAGTGCCAGAGCTGGCGTGGGAGAGGGCAGAGCCAGGTGCTTGGGACAGGAGCTCTTCTGGCAGCAATAAGGGATGATGGGAGTTTCATTCCTACCTTCCACTTCAGTTAAGATACTATTTACAGCTCCCTTCCACACAGGATGCTTTAAGAAACTACATGAATTAAAGCTAACCCAGTATCTTGTTATTtagtttctctctttctttattACTTGCATCCACAATACATACACTTGCTTGCTACACCCTGATGAACTAAAACTTTTCTGAACCTAATACTTTTGGAGATATTTTGTCTTCCTTCTGGAATTCTCGAAAGTCAGACAATGCCACTTGTATCATCTGTCATGATGAGAAGTGTGCTGTTCCAGATCTTATTGAATCCAGAATATGAAAAACAATTACTGTGTTATTCCTGCCAGACACTTAACGTGGAATGCTGAGGTTAAGCCCGCTGTACATAAGTGTGATCATGACTTCTTTGGCTTGATAGTTGTGAGAAACAGTCTtactttttcccttaaaaaaaataaaaaatccaaaacctTGCCACTTCATTATATGAGGGCTAATGCCGAGAAGTCTCCCAAATAATGGATGTGTTGGTGTATGCTCAAATTGTAAGAGTTTCTGATGTTTGTGGTTAAAATGTTCTAGCAGCTTCACATTACATTTGAGTCAATTTAACATCTTTG belongs to Strix uralensis isolate ZFMK-TIS-50842 chromosome 2, bStrUra1, whole genome shotgun sequence and includes:
- the RABL3 gene encoding rab-like protein 3; translation: MAALDRVKVLVLGDSGVGKSSLVHLLCQNQVLGNPSWTVGCSVDVRIHDYKEGTPEEKTYYIELWDVGGSVGSATSVKSTRAVFYNLLNGIILVHDLTNKKSSQNLYRWSLEALNRDVAPTGVLVTNGDYDREQFADNQIPLLVIGTKLDQIPETKRNEVLTRTAFLAEDFNAEEINLDCTNPRYLAAGSSNAVKLSRFFDKVIEKRYFLRDGNQIPGFSERKRFGGGTLKSLHYD